TTAAATAAAATATATACGATACGGCAAAAGTTATTAAAATTTCCGTTACCGTATTTTCAAACGGCATTCTTCGCCATATAACGTAAGAAGCCGCATACGACAAAGTTCCGGAAAAACCGAAAACAGCAGGATTTAACGGCGTCATAGAACCGTAAATATAAAATATTATATATGCAACGATCCAGCCTGAATAAACGTCTAAATAAGCAGATATAAAAACCAATCCGGCTATAGCAAAATTTGGAAATACGTAAAAAGAACCTGAATTAAAATTAAAATTATTGCTAATAATAAGCGGCAGTATTATTAAAAGCAAAAAAAGGCATGCTGTATAAAAATAATTATAAATGCTGTTATTTTTCGACGAGAACATATTTTTCGTTAAATAAATTTTTATAAGGCGCTACGGTTACGCGTTGAAATATATCGTAACTTTTTTTTATTACGGAAACTACTTTACCGACGTATATTCCCGACGTAAATACGCCGCCTAATCCCGACGTTAAAATTTTATCGCCTTTATTTATCTTTTTTGAATTAAATACAAATCTCATCTGAAGATAGCCGTTGCCAGCGCCGTTCGCTATGCCCATAGTTCCGGTATTTGCGTCTATAACGGAAAAAACGCACTTGGGATTAGTAATCGGAATAACTTTAGACCTGCCGCGTCCCGCGTAAACTACGCGCCCTACGACTCCGTCGTAAGAAATAACGCCGTCTCCGTCTGATACTCCGTTTTTAGTTCCTTTATTAATATACAAACCGTAAAACCAGTCTTCTATGCCGTGAAGTATGACCTCTGCGGCAACCGATTTCCTGCTTATAGAATTTTTCAAAAAAAGGAGCGATTTAAGTTCCCTGTTTTCTATTGCGTAATATCTGTAGCGGTTATATTTAAATTCTACTTTTTTTAATTCTTCTTTAAGCTTTAAATTCTTTCTTTTAACCGAAATAAGATCTATATAATTATTATATATCTTTTCGGAAGCCGCTATAGGATAATCGACCGTTTCATAAATTAAATATACTTTATTTCCTATAAAATCGGAAAAAGCCCCTCCGAATCCTATTCCTTTAACCGAAAATAAATAAACCGCGGAAGATATTAATATAACAGCCAAAAGAACAACGGCATCTTTATGTTTTTTTAATTTTAATTTTTTTGCAAACTTTCCCACGACGGTTAATTTTCTAACATTATATCTTTTAAAACTTGAATTTCGTTTAACGCTTTGCCGGCTCCGCGTACGACGCAGGTAAGGGGATCGTCGGCTATTATAACGGGAAGTTCGGTATTTTCCCTGATAAGAACGTCGATATTTTTAAGAAGCGCTCCGCCTCCTGCAAGGACTATTCCTCTGTCCACTATGTCCGAAGAAAGTTCCGGCGGAATTTTTTCAAGCGTAGTTTTTATGGCATCGACTATCTGGGCAGCAGGTTCGGATATAGCTTCCAAGACTTCGGAAGAAGTTATTTCGATAATCTTAGGTATGCCGCTGACCAAGTCCCTGCCTTTAATACTCATTTTAGACTCTTCTTCGACCGGATAAACGGTGCCTATAGTCATTTTAACGAGCTCGGCGGTTCTGTCGCCGATAAGCAGATTATATTTTTTCTTTACGTACTGTATTATCGAATCGTCTATTTTATCTCCGCCGACCCTCAAAGATTTGGCATAAACTATGCCGGACATGGAAATAACGGCTACTTCCGTGGTTCCGCCTCCTATGTCCACTATCATATTTCCGGCGGCTTCCGTAATAGGAAGGCCTGCGCCGATAGCCGCTGCGACCGGTTCTTCTATAAGATAGACCATTCTTGCCCCTGCGACTTCCGCCGATTCCCTGACCGCTCTTCTTTCGACGGCAGTTATGCCGGAAGGAATAGCGACTATTATTCTGGGTCTTATCATGCTTTTTCTGTTATGTATCTTTCTTATAAAATACTTAAGCATGGCTTCTACTACTTCAAAGTCCGCTATCACTCCGTCCTTCATAGGCCTTATGGCGGATATATTGCCGGGCGTCCTGCCCAACATTTTCTTTGCGTCTTTTCCTACGGCAAGGATTTTCTTTTCTCCGCGCAAATCTATATGTACCGCAACCACCGAAGGTTCGTTTGAAACGATG
The nucleotide sequence above comes from Candidatus Acidulodesulfobacterium acidiphilum. Encoded proteins:
- the mreC gene encoding rod shape-determining protein MreC — its product is MRRTRSRQSVKRNSSFKRYNVRKLTVVGKFAKKLKLKKHKDAVVLLAVILISSAVYLFSVKGIGFGGAFSDFIGNKVYLIYETVDYPIAASEKIYNNYIDLISVKRKNLKLKEELKKVEFKYNRYRYYAIENRELKSLLFLKNSISRKSVAAEVILHGIEDWFYGLYINKGTKNGVSDGDGVISYDGVVGRVVYAGRGRSKVIPITNPKCVFSVIDANTGTMGIANGAGNGYLQMRFVFNSKKINKGDKILTSGLGGVFTSGIYVGKVVSVIKKSYDIFQRVTVAPYKNLFNEKYVLVEK
- a CDS encoding rod shape-determining protein produces the protein MFVDSLIGMFSNDLAVDLGTANTLIYVKDKGIVSNEPSVVAVHIDLRGEKKILAVGKDAKKMLGRTPGNISAIRPMKDGVIADFEVVEAMLKYFIRKIHNRKSMIRPRIIVAIPSGITAVERRAVRESAEVAGARMVYLIEEPVAAAIGAGLPITEAAGNMIVDIGGGTTEVAVISMSGIVYAKSLRVGGDKIDDSIIQYVKKKYNLLIGDRTAELVKMTIGTVYPVEEESKMSIKGRDLVSGIPKIIEITSSEVLEAISEPAAQIVDAIKTTLEKIPPELSSDIVDRGIVLAGGGALLKNIDVLIRENTELPVIIADDPLTCVVRGAGKALNEIQVLKDIMLEN